The stretch of DNA AGAATCATACTTTGATGATTCATCGCAACCAACCTGACAGAGAAGCAATGGCAGAGCATTTGTGCTATTGCTATTTTTTTAATAAATTATTCTAAGGGGGACATGATATGAAACAACGCGAGTTTGATTTATCACGAATCGATCCGGTTCTTGATAAATACGCACATGTAAAAGGCAGTCTGATTACCATACTTCAAAAGGCCCAGGAAACTTATGGGTACCTGTCGGAGGAAGTTATTTTTTACATCGCAGAAAAAACCCATGTAAAACCCGCAAAAATTTACGGAGTAGTAACCTTCTACACTCAATTCAGACTCAAACCGGTAGGAAAATATTTGATAATGCTTTGCCAGGGAACGGCCTGCCACGTAAATGGATCGAAAAAAATCGAGACGGCTATATGCCAAAAGCTAAATATCAAGGACGGCGAAACAACCGAGGACGGACTGTTCACCTTGAATAATGTCGCCTGCCTTGGATGTTGCAGCCTTTCACCTGTCATGATGATCAATGGGGAAACATATGCAAAACTCACCCCTAAAAAGGCAGAAAGCATCATCGATAAATTAATTAAAGAAACCCTGATTGAAGGGGAGGTGCAGTAGATGAGAATTTTTATAGGAGAGGGAAGTTGCGGTCTAGCCGCGGGAGCCGGCAAGGTTCACAAAAAAATAACCGAGGTTCTTTTGGCAAACAATCTAAAGGCCGATGTTGAAATCACAGGATGTTGCGGAATGTGCTACCTTGAACCAATAGTAGACATCTACGACGATTATGGAGAAAAAACTACTTATGTAAAGGTGACTCCTGAAATGGTTGACAACCTGATTCTTAAAAAAATACGAGACAACCAGGAAGTCAACACCTGCGAAATCAGCCAAAACGATCTAAATATACTCGGAAACCAAAAGCGAATCGTACTAAGAAATTGCGGAATTATAAATCCGGAAAAAATTGACGACTACCTTGAAATCGGCGGATATGAAGCCATAAAAAAATGTCTTAAAAAACTAACGCAGGAAGAAGTAATAGACATCATCAAGAAATCCGGTCTTAGAGGCCGAGGCGGAGCAGGTTTTCCGACCTGGTTCAAATGGAACGCTGCATTGGCCTCCAAAAGCACACCTAAATACATCGTATGCAACGCCGACGAGGGCGACCCAGGAGCATTCATGGACCGAAGCGTTCTTGAAGGCGACCCACATAATCTGATAGAAGGAATGATGATAGGCGCCTACGCAATGGGAGCCGAAGAGGGAATCGTTTATGTAAGAGCAGAGTATCCCCTCGCCATCGTGCGCCTTGAAAAAGCAATAGGACAGGCCCGTGAAAAAGGAATTCTCGGGAAAAGGATCTTCGGATTGGATTTCAACTTTGACATAAGGATAAAAGCCGGCGCAGGAGCCTTTGTCTGCGGCGAAGAAACTGCACTGATAGCCTCTCTTGAAGGGGAACGTGGAATGCCCAGGCTCAAGCCTCCTTTCCCTGCTCAAAAGGGATACTGGCAGCAACCTACAAACATAAACAATGTCGAGACTTTTGCAAATGTGGCATGGATTATAAACAATGGCGCAGAGGCATTCTCATCCATGGGAACAGAAGACTCAAAAGGCACGAAGGTTTTTGCCTTGACAGGAAAGATTAAGAACGGCGGATTGGTAGAAGTGCCAATGGGAATGACCCTAAGGGAAATCATTTTCGACATAGGCGGCGGCATACGGGACAACAAAAAATTCAAGGCCGTTCAGCTAGGCGGCCCATCCGGCGGCTGTCTGCCGGAATCACTTTTGGATACTCCTATGGAATACGCATCCATCAACAAGACAGGAGCTATAGTTGGATCCGGCGGAATGGTAGTGTTGGATGAGACAACCTGCATGGTTGACGTTACGCGCTTCTTTCTCGATTTCACCAAGAAGGAATCTTGCGGAAAATGCATACACTGCCGAATAGGCACAACCCGCATGCTTGAAATACTCACCCGCATAACCAAGGGCGAGGGCAAAGAAGGCGACATTGAACTTCTTGAGGATTTAGCCAAGAAGGTCAAGGACGGCTCTCTCTGCGGATTAGGCCAAACTGCACCGAACCCGGTACTCACTACAATCAGATATTTCAGGGATGAATACGAGGCTCATATAAGGGACAAAAAATGCCCCGCCAAGCAATGCACCGCCCTCATCACCTATACTATAGATACCGAAAAATGCATAGGCTGCACGGCATGCGCAAGGAATTGTCCTGTATCCTGCATAACCGGAGAAGTTAAGAAACCACACGAAATCGACCAGACAGCATGCATCAAGTGCGGAAAATGCGCAGAAGTATGTCCGGTTGATGCAGTGAAAATAATATAGGGGAGGGGAAAACAAATGTCAGAGATAAGATTAAATATAGATGGAATTGAAGTAAAAGGCCATCAGGGAGACACAATCCTTGAGATAGCAAAGGCTTACGAAATAGATATACCGACGCTTTGTTTCGACGAGCGTATGGATATTTACGGTTCCTGCGGAATGTGCGTAGTTGAGGTTGAAGGAATACCCAAGCTCTTAAGGTCTTGCGCAACGCAGGCTAGGGATGGAATGGTTGTTAAGACAAGGACCAATCGCGTTGTTGAATCACGCAAGATAGCCCTTGAGCTTCTTTTGTCAGACCATGTAGGAGACTGCCGCCCGCCATGCGTATTGGCATGTCCCGGACAGACGGACTGCCAGGGTTATGTAGGACTTATTGCAAACGGCGAATTCGACGAGGCCTTAAAGCTAGTCAAGGAGCAGCTTCCCCTTCCAGGCTGCATAGGCAGGGTTTGCCCCCATCCATGCGAGGACGCCTGCAGAAGAGAGCTTGTCGAAGAGCCTATCGCAATAGCATGGCAAAAACGCTTCATAGCAGACATGGACATGAAAAAAGAAGAGATGTTCATTCCCGAGCTTAGCGCCCCAACGGGCAAAAGGGTTGCCATAGTGGGCGGTGGACCCGCAGGACTAACTGCCGCATATTTCTTGGCCGTAAAGGGCCACGATGTGGCCATATACGACATGATGCCCCAAATGGGCG from Peptostreptococcaceae bacterium encodes:
- a CDS encoding FAD-dependent oxidoreductase, with amino-acid sequence MSEIRLNIDGIEVKGHQGDTILEIAKAYEIDIPTLCFDERMDIYGSCGMCVVEVEGIPKLLRSCATQARDGMVVKTRTNRVVESRKIALELLLSDHVGDCRPPCVLACPGQTDCQGYVGLIANGEFDEALKLVKEQLPLPGCIGRVCPHPCEDACRRELVEEPIAIAWQKRFIADMDMKKEEMFIPELSAPTGKRVAIVGGGPAGLTAAYFLAVKGHDVAIYDMMPQMGGMLRYGIPAYRLPKDVLDKEIGVIEKMGVKLINNSKAGRDFTVSGLKKDFDSVFVGIGAWKSSSMRCEGEEMEGVYGGIDFLRKAALGEPTNIGNRVAVVGGGNTAMDAARTAVRLGAEKVYLVYRRTETEMPAEEVEIVEAREEGVEFVFLASPKKVIAGENGRAAKLEVQNMKLGEPDASGRRRPLPIEGDIDIIDI
- a CDS encoding NADH-quinone oxidoreductase subunit NuoF — translated: MRIFIGEGSCGLAAGAGKVHKKITEVLLANNLKADVEITGCCGMCYLEPIVDIYDDYGEKTTYVKVTPEMVDNLILKKIRDNQEVNTCEISQNDLNILGNQKRIVLRNCGIINPEKIDDYLEIGGYEAIKKCLKKLTQEEVIDIIKKSGLRGRGGAGFPTWFKWNAALASKSTPKYIVCNADEGDPGAFMDRSVLEGDPHNLIEGMMIGAYAMGAEEGIVYVRAEYPLAIVRLEKAIGQAREKGILGKRIFGLDFNFDIRIKAGAGAFVCGEETALIASLEGERGMPRLKPPFPAQKGYWQQPTNINNVETFANVAWIINNGAEAFSSMGTEDSKGTKVFALTGKIKNGGLVEVPMGMTLREIIFDIGGGIRDNKKFKAVQLGGPSGGCLPESLLDTPMEYASINKTGAIVGSGGMVVLDETTCMVDVTRFFLDFTKKESCGKCIHCRIGTTRMLEILTRITKGEGKEGDIELLEDLAKKVKDGSLCGLGQTAPNPVLTTIRYFRDEYEAHIRDKKCPAKQCTALITYTIDTEKCIGCTACARNCPVSCITGEVKKPHEIDQTACIKCGKCAEVCPVDAVKII
- the nuoE gene encoding NADH-quinone oxidoreductase subunit NuoE; translation: MKQREFDLSRIDPVLDKYAHVKGSLITILQKAQETYGYLSEEVIFYIAEKTHVKPAKIYGVVTFYTQFRLKPVGKYLIMLCQGTACHVNGSKKIETAICQKLNIKDGETTEDGLFTLNNVACLGCCSLSPVMMINGETYAKLTPKKAESIIDKLIKETLIEGEVQ